In Streptomyces hawaiiensis, one genomic interval encodes:
- a CDS encoding carboxylate-amine ligase, which translates to MTTIGVEEEYLLLDPVTGLPVPQADKVRAAAGVGHLVTDQEVQYELLQAQVEVATPVCDTLQEVGGHLLRLRHAVGVAAEEHGCRIGVCGTPPLRHGRPIAVTDQARYRAMVVQAPQLVAEQLVNGTHVHVAVPGREAGVQVLNRIRSRLPTLTAMAANSPLWDGHDTGFASWRTVIFSRWPVSGMPPHFRDAEDYDRRVARLQESGLISDTGQLYWQARLSATYPTIEVRCLDVQLRADEAVMLAAIIRALVETALAEAVADTPLPDCAPELLQAAMWHAARHGLGDTLIDPAGTSHRAGDVLYEFLRHVAPALDASGDSRQVTSLVHRLLQDGTGADRQRAALAHGGLRAVTELISAQSTMP; encoded by the coding sequence ATGACGACGATCGGCGTGGAAGAGGAGTACCTGCTGCTCGACCCGGTCACGGGTCTGCCGGTACCTCAGGCGGACAAAGTGCGCGCCGCGGCGGGTGTGGGGCATCTCGTGACCGACCAGGAGGTGCAGTACGAGCTGCTCCAGGCGCAGGTCGAGGTGGCCACCCCGGTCTGCGACACCCTGCAGGAGGTCGGAGGCCATCTGCTGCGACTGCGGCACGCGGTCGGCGTGGCCGCGGAGGAGCACGGCTGCCGGATCGGGGTCTGCGGGACACCACCGCTGCGGCACGGCCGCCCCATAGCCGTCACCGACCAGGCACGCTACCGGGCCATGGTCGTCCAGGCGCCGCAGCTGGTGGCGGAGCAGCTGGTCAACGGCACGCACGTGCACGTCGCCGTACCCGGCCGGGAGGCGGGCGTGCAGGTGCTGAACCGGATCCGGTCCCGGCTGCCGACGCTGACGGCCATGGCGGCGAACTCCCCGCTCTGGGACGGCCACGACACGGGCTTCGCGAGCTGGCGCACGGTGATCTTCAGCCGGTGGCCGGTCAGCGGCATGCCCCCGCATTTCCGTGACGCCGAGGACTACGACCGGCGCGTGGCACGGCTGCAGGAGTCCGGCCTGATCTCCGACACCGGTCAGCTCTACTGGCAGGCCCGCCTTTCGGCCACCTACCCCACGATCGAGGTGCGCTGCCTGGACGTCCAGCTGCGGGCGGACGAGGCCGTCATGCTCGCCGCGATCATCCGGGCTCTCGTGGAGACCGCACTGGCGGAAGCGGTCGCCGACACGCCCTTGCCCGACTGCGCGCCGGAACTGCTGCAGGCCGCTATGTGGCACGCCGCCCGGCACGGGCTCGGCGACACCCTGATCGACCCCGCCGGCACATCGCACCGCGCCGGCGACGTGCTCTACGAGTTCCTGCGGCATGTCGCTCCCGCCCTCGACGCATCGGGCGACTCCCGGCAGGTCACGTCCCTGGTCCACCGGCTGCTGCAGGACGGGACCGGCGCGGACCGGCAGCGCGCCGCCCTCGCCCACGGTGGTCTGCGCGCGGTCAC